The following proteins are encoded in a genomic region of Natrarchaeobius halalkaliphilus:
- a CDS encoding transcription initiation factor IIB: MTDSTIRTHSDERRETEREESLEEADERERCPECGGRVISDDEHGETVCVECGLVVDEDEIDRGPEWRAFDSAEKDSKSRVGAPTTNMMHDQGLSTNIGWQDKDAYGKSLSSRQRQKMQRLRTWNERFRTRDSKERNLKQALGEIDRMASALGLPENVRETASVIYRRALEEDLLPGRSIEGVATSSLYAAARQAGTPRSLDEISAVSRVEKDEIARTYRYVIRELGLEVKPADPESYVPRFASDLELSDETERRARTLLKTAKEEGIHSGKSPVGLAAAAVYAAALLTNEKVTQNEVSDVASISEVTIRNRYHELLEAEGGAPA, from the coding sequence ATGACCGACTCTACGATCCGAACGCACAGCGACGAGCGCCGCGAGACCGAGCGAGAGGAATCGCTCGAGGAGGCCGACGAACGCGAGCGCTGCCCCGAGTGTGGCGGTCGCGTAATCAGCGACGACGAACACGGCGAAACCGTCTGTGTCGAGTGTGGCCTCGTCGTCGACGAAGACGAGATCGATCGCGGCCCCGAGTGGCGCGCCTTCGACTCCGCCGAAAAGGACAGCAAGAGCCGCGTCGGTGCTCCCACCACCAACATGATGCACGATCAGGGGCTCTCGACCAACATCGGCTGGCAGGACAAAGACGCCTACGGCAAGTCCCTCTCGAGCCGCCAGCGCCAGAAGATGCAGCGCCTGCGCACCTGGAACGAGCGCTTCCGAACTCGCGATAGCAAAGAGCGCAACCTCAAACAGGCGCTCGGCGAGATCGACCGCATGGCCAGCGCGCTCGGCCTCCCCGAGAACGTCCGCGAAACTGCCAGCGTCATCTACCGCCGCGCCCTCGAGGAGGACCTGCTTCCCGGCCGGTCGATCGAGGGGGTGGCGACGTCGTCGCTGTACGCCGCCGCCCGCCAGGCCGGCACTCCGCGAAGTCTCGACGAGATCTCGGCCGTCTCCCGCGTCGAGAAGGACGAAATCGCTCGCACCTACCGGTACGTGATCCGCGAACTCGGCCTCGAGGTCAAACCCGCCGATCCGGAAAGCTACGTGCCCCGATTCGCGAGCGATCTCGAGCTCTCCGACGAGACCGAACGGCGTGCCAGAACGCTGCTCAAGACGGCCAAAGAGGAAGGGATACACAGCGGTAAATCACCGGTCGGCCTCGCCGCGGCCGCCGTCTACGCCGCCGCGCTGTTGACCAACGAGAAGGTCACCCAGAACGAGGTCAGCGACGTCGCGAGCATCTCCGAAGTCACTATTCGAAACCGGTATCACGAACTTCTCGAGGCGGAAGGCGGCGCGCCGGCCTGA
- the gatC gene encoding Asp-tRNA(Asn)/Glu-tRNA(Gln) amidotransferase subunit GatC, producing the protein MSDDAVSPEEVRHVAELARVDLADDEVDQFTRQFADILEYFDTLDEVPEIDRDADLVNVMRPDEERDSFESDAALRNAPETEDGYFKGPNVS; encoded by the coding sequence ATGAGCGACGACGCCGTCAGTCCCGAGGAGGTCCGCCACGTCGCGGAGCTGGCTCGTGTCGACCTCGCGGACGACGAGGTCGACCAGTTCACCCGGCAGTTCGCGGACATCCTCGAGTACTTCGATACGCTGGACGAGGTACCGGAAATCGACCGTGACGCCGACCTCGTGAACGTCATGCGACCCGACGAGGAACGCGATTCGTTCGAAAGCGACGCGGCGCTTCGGAACGCGCCCGAAACCGAAGACGGCTACTTCAAAGGACCGAACGTCTCCTGA
- the gatA gene encoding Asp-tRNA(Asn)/Glu-tRNA(Gln) amidotransferase subunit GatA, with amino-acid sequence MMSNIFITEETIEGAADGPLAGRTVAVKDNISTADVRTTCGSTMLEEYVPPYDATVVSRIKDAGATIVGKANMDEFGMGTTTETSAFGATDNPTAPGHVPGGSSGGSAAAVAADEADLALGSDTGGSVRCPAAFCGVVGIKPTYGLVSRYGLVAYANSLEQIGPFGETVEDAAALLDVIAGPDDRDGTTREPPGSSERPTSYADAATGDVDGLSIGVPTELLEGADDGVLETFWDAIGELETRGAKYHEVSLPSVEHAVEAYYVIAMSEASSNLARFDGVRYGHSGGYDGNWNEAFAAARREGFGDEVKRRILLGTYALSAGYHDKYYKKAQDARAWVKQDFDEALSEADVLASPTMPVPPFELGESLDDPLQMYLADANTVPVNLADLPAISVPAGETDGLPVGLQLVGPSFGEERLVRVASALS; translated from the coding sequence ATCATGTCGAATATTTTCATCACCGAGGAGACGATCGAAGGGGCCGCCGACGGTCCCCTCGCGGGCCGAACAGTCGCCGTCAAGGACAACATCTCGACCGCCGACGTCCGGACGACCTGTGGCTCGACGATGCTCGAGGAGTACGTCCCGCCCTACGATGCAACCGTCGTCTCGCGGATCAAAGACGCCGGCGCGACGATCGTGGGCAAGGCCAATATGGACGAGTTCGGGATGGGGACGACGACCGAAACGTCCGCGTTCGGAGCGACGGACAACCCGACCGCGCCCGGCCACGTTCCGGGTGGCTCTTCGGGCGGCTCTGCGGCGGCGGTCGCCGCCGACGAGGCGGATCTCGCACTCGGCTCAGACACCGGCGGATCGGTTCGCTGCCCGGCCGCATTCTGTGGCGTCGTCGGCATCAAACCGACCTACGGGCTCGTTTCGCGATACGGACTCGTCGCCTACGCCAACAGCCTGGAGCAGATCGGTCCCTTCGGAGAGACCGTCGAGGACGCCGCCGCGTTGCTCGACGTGATCGCGGGACCGGACGACCGCGATGGGACGACCCGCGAGCCACCGGGGAGTTCAGAGCGCCCGACGAGCTACGCCGACGCCGCAACGGGCGACGTCGACGGGCTCTCGATCGGCGTCCCCACCGAGCTACTCGAAGGTGCCGACGACGGCGTTCTCGAGACGTTCTGGGACGCGATCGGTGAACTCGAGACCCGCGGCGCGAAGTACCACGAGGTGTCGCTGCCGTCGGTCGAACACGCCGTCGAGGCCTACTACGTGATCGCGATGTCGGAAGCCTCCTCGAACCTCGCGCGGTTTGACGGCGTCCGCTACGGTCACTCGGGCGGCTACGACGGCAACTGGAACGAGGCGTTCGCCGCGGCTCGGCGGGAGGGATTTGGCGACGAGGTCAAACGACGCATCCTGCTCGGCACGTACGCCCTGTCGGCGGGCTACCACGACAAGTACTACAAGAAAGCACAGGACGCTCGCGCCTGGGTCAAACAGGACTTCGACGAGGCGCTGTCCGAGGCCGACGTGCTCGCGTCACCGACGATGCCCGTGCCGCCGTTCGAACTCGGAGAGAGCCTCGACGATCCGCTCCAGATGTATCTGGCGGACGCGAACACCGTCCCGGTCAACCTCGCGGACCTGCCCGCGATTTCGGTCCCCGCGGGCGAGACCGACGGTCTTCCCGTCGGACTTCAGCTGGTCGGTCCGTCGTTCGGCGAAGAGCGCCTCGTGCGTGTCGCAAGCGCACTGTCCTGA
- a CDS encoding helix-turn-helix transcriptional regulator, with protein MSVTAAEAELSDDEWNGLELVRETGGIHQSDFWKELDVSSRKGSRIVESLVEKDLVDREDTVYDGHNTYYITPTARDLEFTLLMAGDMLSPFIGEEEVDPNSDAFSQWIMNLAYEE; from the coding sequence GTGAGCGTTACCGCAGCCGAAGCGGAACTCTCCGACGACGAGTGGAACGGACTCGAACTCGTCCGCGAAACCGGCGGTATCCACCAGAGCGACTTCTGGAAGGAACTCGACGTCTCCTCGCGCAAAGGCAGTCGGATCGTCGAATCGCTGGTCGAAAAGGATCTGGTCGACCGCGAGGACACGGTCTACGACGGACACAACACCTACTACATTACGCCGACGGCCCGAGACCTCGAGTTCACGCTCTTGATGGCAGGGGATATGCTCTCGCCGTTCATCGGGGAAGAGGAGGTCGATCCGAACAGCGACGCCTTCTCGCAGTGGATCATGAATCTCGCCTACGAGGAGTGA
- a CDS encoding NRDE family protein — MCTLTLAWQVFEDAPVAVAANRDEALERDSLPPAVYRTDPLVVAPTDAAAGGTWIGYNEFGVFAGITNGWTDADLAGERSRGLLVADVLEAESVLAANAVLSDAVAADEYDAFNLVIADAEDAVCYRWDGHLDRTAFDPGVHVVVNAAVDDEVVVPPSRPDAAREQARNARRVRRALSVDTTDPGEPVEAWLERAGSVLADHEYGVCLHEDGFGTRSSSLIALGGTSTYRFAPGPPCRTSYEGVRSPTDSAGSDADGDVEGHI; from the coding sequence GTGTGCACCCTCACTCTCGCCTGGCAGGTCTTCGAGGACGCACCGGTGGCAGTCGCAGCGAACCGGGACGAGGCGCTCGAGCGCGACTCGCTTCCACCCGCCGTCTACCGGACGGACCCGCTCGTCGTCGCGCCGACGGACGCGGCCGCCGGCGGCACCTGGATCGGCTACAACGAGTTCGGCGTCTTCGCGGGGATCACCAACGGCTGGACCGACGCGGATCTCGCCGGCGAGCGCTCGCGCGGCCTGCTCGTCGCGGACGTTCTCGAGGCCGAATCGGTCCTGGCTGCGAACGCGGTGCTCTCCGACGCGGTCGCCGCCGACGAGTACGACGCGTTCAATCTCGTCATCGCTGACGCCGAGGACGCGGTCTGCTACCGGTGGGACGGCCACCTGGACCGAACGGCGTTCGATCCCGGCGTTCACGTCGTGGTCAACGCCGCCGTCGATGACGAGGTCGTCGTCCCACCGAGCCGGCCCGATGCGGCCCGCGAGCAGGCTCGAAACGCTCGCCGGGTGCGACGCGCTCTCTCGGTCGATACCACGGATCCCGGCGAGCCGGTCGAGGCCTGGCTCGAGCGGGCCGGCTCCGTCCTCGCTGATCACGAGTACGGCGTCTGTCTCCACGAGGACGGGTTCGGAACGCGGTCTTCGTCGCTGATCGCACTCGGCGGGACGTCGACGTACCGGTTCGCACCGGGTCCGCCCTGTCGAACCAGCTACGAAGGCGTTCGATCACCGACCGATTCCGCCGGTTCTGATGCCGACGGTGACGTCGAAGGGCACATTTAA
- a CDS encoding DUF371 domain-containing protein, with the protein MEEVIHARGHEHVSAAHASTFEVTTDDYLTPAGDCILAIDADRAPADFDPAFVRACRNADATIAVTLEADGHRDSVEGRGDPDLAFESDRSAVGRTSEHVDERTILLEAAFAAEGFDRDLVEALADGADLTVTITVKG; encoded by the coding sequence ATGGAGGAAGTCATCCACGCTCGAGGACACGAACACGTCAGCGCGGCGCACGCGAGCACCTTCGAAGTGACCACCGACGACTATCTCACCCCGGCCGGCGACTGCATCCTCGCGATCGACGCCGACCGCGCACCCGCCGATTTCGACCCCGCGTTCGTCCGGGCGTGTCGGAACGCCGACGCGACGATCGCCGTCACGCTCGAGGCGGACGGCCACCGAGACTCGGTCGAGGGACGGGGCGATCCCGATCTCGCGTTCGAGAGCGACCGCAGCGCCGTCGGCCGGACGAGCGAGCACGTCGACGAGCGGACGATCCTGCTCGAGGCGGCGTTCGCAGCCGAGGGGTTCGATCGCGACCTCGTGGAGGCGCTCGCCGACGGGGCGGACCTGACGGTGACGATCACCGTCAAGGGGTGA
- a CDS encoding alkaline phosphatase family protein has protein sequence MGLFDRLRGDGNPRVAFIGVDGVPFSLLSEHEELFPNFAAIAADGTASEISSIVPPESSACWPSLTTGTNPGETGVYGFQDREAGTYDTYVPMGQEVQADRVWDRVHEDGRRATVMNVPVTFPPQRSVQRMVSGFLSPGLDKAAYPDDVRDYLESIDYRIDVNPKLGHQDDKSAFIEDAHATIDARYEAFEHYIEEDDWDLFFGVFMTTDRVNHFLFKDYERDGEYRAEFIEFYRTVDDYIGRIREALPEDVTLIVASDHGFTSLDYEVHFNEWLREEGWLSFETDEPEELGDIATETKAYSFIPGRFYINLEGREPRGSVPEDEYDDVRDELKADLEALEGPDGRNVVERVVEKEAAFRGDHDDIAPDLVAIPTHGFDLKSGFKADSTVFDTGPRNGMHSFDDTALYIDHPDASIDDADLFDIAPTILDLMDVEYSRGEFDGASLV, from the coding sequence ATGGGTCTGTTCGATCGACTGCGGGGCGACGGAAACCCACGGGTTGCCTTTATCGGGGTTGACGGCGTGCCGTTCAGTCTCTTATCGGAACACGAAGAACTGTTTCCGAACTTCGCTGCGATCGCCGCAGACGGAACCGCAAGCGAGATCTCGAGTATCGTCCCTCCCGAATCGAGCGCCTGCTGGCCGTCGCTAACCACCGGGACAAACCCAGGCGAAACGGGCGTCTACGGCTTTCAGGATCGGGAAGCCGGCACCTACGATACGTACGTCCCGATGGGCCAAGAGGTCCAGGCCGATCGAGTCTGGGACCGGGTCCACGAAGACGGCCGTCGGGCGACGGTGATGAACGTTCCCGTTACCTTCCCGCCACAACGGAGCGTCCAGCGGATGGTCTCCGGCTTTCTCTCTCCCGGCCTCGACAAGGCCGCCTATCCGGACGACGTTCGCGACTATCTCGAGTCGATCGACTATCGCATCGACGTCAACCCGAAACTCGGCCACCAGGACGACAAATCGGCGTTCATCGAGGACGCCCACGCCACCATCGACGCCCGCTACGAGGCGTTCGAACACTACATCGAGGAGGACGACTGGGACCTCTTTTTCGGCGTCTTCATGACGACCGACCGGGTCAATCACTTCCTGTTTAAGGACTACGAGCGCGACGGCGAGTACAGAGCGGAGTTCATCGAGTTCTACCGAACCGTCGACGACTACATCGGCCGCATTCGCGAGGCGCTCCCCGAGGACGTCACGCTGATTGTCGCCTCCGATCACGGCTTTACCAGCCTCGACTACGAGGTCCACTTCAACGAGTGGCTCCGCGAGGAGGGCTGGCTCTCGTTCGAGACCGACGAACCCGAGGAACTCGGAGACATCGCGACCGAGACGAAGGCATACTCGTTCATCCCCGGTCGATTCTACATCAACCTCGAGGGACGCGAACCGCGGGGTTCGGTCCCGGAAGACGAGTACGACGACGTCCGCGACGAACTCAAAGCCGATCTCGAGGCGCTCGAGGGACCGGACGGACGAAACGTCGTCGAACGCGTCGTCGAGAAGGAGGCGGCGTTCCGGGGCGATCACGACGATATCGCGCCGGATCTGGTCGCCATCCCGACCCACGGCTTCGACCTCAAATCCGGATTCAAGGCCGACTCCACGGTGTTCGACACCGGACCGCGAAACGGAATGCACAGCTTCGACGACACCGCGCTGTACATCGACCATCCGGATGCCTCCATCGACGACGCGGATCTCTTCGACATCGCGCCCACGATCCTCGACCTGATGGACGTCGAGTACAGCCGTGGCGAGTTCGACGGCGCAAGTCTGGTGTGA
- a CDS encoding inorganic diphosphatase: protein MVNLWEDLETGPNPPEEIYAVVECLKGERNKYEYDKDVPGVVLDRVLHSNVHYPSDYGFLPRSYYDDEDPFDVLVLVEDQTFPGCVIEARPVALMKMDDDGEQDDKVIAVPIEDPRYDHIEDLEDIPQQRRDEIDEFFSTYKNLEAGKEVETLGWEDKQAAYDAIEHAQDLYEEHFE from the coding sequence ATGGTCAACCTCTGGGAAGACCTCGAAACTGGACCGAACCCGCCCGAAGAGATCTACGCCGTCGTCGAGTGTCTCAAAGGCGAGCGAAACAAGTACGAGTACGATAAGGACGTTCCCGGTGTCGTCCTCGATCGCGTCCTCCACAGCAACGTTCACTATCCCAGCGACTACGGCTTTCTCCCGCGGTCGTACTACGACGACGAGGATCCTTTCGACGTGCTCGTCCTCGTCGAGGACCAGACGTTCCCCGGCTGCGTCATCGAGGCCCGCCCCGTCGCACTGATGAAGATGGACGACGACGGCGAACAGGACGACAAAGTCATCGCCGTCCCGATCGAGGACCCGCGGTACGATCACATCGAGGACTTAGAGGACATTCCACAGCAACGGCGCGACGAGATCGACGAGTTCTTCTCGACGTACAAAAACCTCGAGGCCGGAAAGGAAGTCGAAACGCTCGGCTGGGAGGACAAACAGGCCGCCTACGACGCGATCGAACACGCACAGGACCTCTACGAGGAACACTTCGAGTAA
- a CDS encoding PadR family transcriptional regulator, which yields MSEAQSITGEQSIARELTAFQNNILVILAKEPMYGLAIKRELEEYYGTEVNHGRLYPNLDELVELGLVEKSELDKRTNQYSLTDDGYDAVLDGVSWALSNVVTGDDRADEVRDIVDESY from the coding sequence ATGTCAGAGGCACAATCAATCACCGGCGAACAGAGCATTGCGCGCGAACTCACCGCGTTCCAGAACAACATCCTCGTTATCCTCGCCAAAGAGCCGATGTACGGGCTGGCGATCAAACGCGAACTCGAGGAGTATTACGGAACCGAAGTGAATCACGGCCGACTCTACCCGAACCTGGACGAGCTCGTCGAGCTCGGCCTGGTCGAAAAGAGCGAACTCGACAAACGAACCAATCAGTACTCGCTGACCGACGACGGCTACGATGCCGTTCTCGACGGCGTCAGCTGGGCGCTTTCGAACGTCGTGACCGGCGACGACCGCGCGGATGAAGTCCGCGATATCGTCGACGAGAGCTACTGA
- a CDS encoding DUF7108 family protein, whose amino-acid sequence MSDLEDTDGPTVDTGSDGGDSGTDDEGTAGDDELPTSVVDEAERLTRLARSATDEREREVRLERRDDLLAPHEFTARVRDDDGDAALVLHPAAWHEDGVIRTDRIDDLSRAIEISLEGAEDPDDWTAVDAHNRTLVARVRDRHGDVHGDTASALADFVGNHYAKRIESLTGPELSEFRSEYFVRNAWPSARQRDVVEKSIELVYETAGEPVPEFRNP is encoded by the coding sequence ATGAGCGATCTCGAGGACACTGACGGTCCGACCGTCGACACCGGCTCCGACGGTGGCGACTCGGGAACCGACGACGAGGGCACCGCTGGGGACGACGAACTCCCGACATCGGTCGTCGACGAGGCCGAACGGCTCACCCGGCTCGCACGATCCGCGACGGACGAACGCGAACGCGAGGTCCGTCTCGAGCGGCGCGATGATCTCCTCGCACCCCACGAATTTACCGCTCGCGTTCGCGACGACGACGGCGACGCGGCTCTCGTTCTCCATCCGGCGGCCTGGCACGAGGACGGCGTCATTCGAACCGACCGAATCGACGATCTCTCGCGTGCGATCGAGATATCACTCGAGGGGGCGGAGGATCCGGACGACTGGACGGCTGTCGACGCCCACAACCGAACGCTCGTCGCTCGCGTCAGAGACCGCCACGGCGACGTCCACGGTGACACCGCCAGCGCGCTCGCGGATTTCGTCGGCAATCACTACGCGAAACGAATCGAGTCGCTGACCGGACCGGAGCTGTCGGAGTTCCGCTCGGAGTACTTCGTTCGGAACGCCTGGCCGTCGGCTCGACAGCGCGACGTCGTCGAAAAATCGATCGAGTTAGTGTACGAGACGGCCGGTGAACCGGTGCCCGAATTCCGGAATCCGTGA
- the rnhA gene encoding ribonuclease HI — protein sequence MPVIECDVDAARDRLENAGVEIDAGNTDHERWRATRGDATAVAYDDKIVIQGGNPRDLEAVLRDGGGRAHVYFDGAARGNPGPAAIGWVIVTGDGIVGEGNDRIGRATNNQAEYEALIAALEAARDYGYDEIHVRGDSELVVKQVRGEYDTNNPELRERRVSVHELLSAFDEWTLEYVPREVNGRADGLANEALDQN from the coding sequence ATGCCAGTCATCGAGTGCGACGTCGACGCGGCCCGCGACCGTCTCGAGAACGCGGGCGTCGAGATCGACGCCGGGAACACGGACCACGAGCGCTGGCGCGCCACTCGAGGGGACGCGACGGCCGTCGCCTACGACGACAAAATCGTGATCCAGGGAGGCAATCCACGGGACCTCGAGGCGGTGCTCCGGGACGGCGGCGGGCGCGCACACGTCTACTTCGACGGCGCGGCCCGCGGAAATCCGGGTCCGGCGGCCATCGGCTGGGTGATCGTCACCGGCGACGGCATCGTCGGGGAAGGCAACGATCGGATCGGCCGCGCGACCAACAACCAGGCCGAGTACGAGGCGCTCATCGCGGCGCTCGAGGCCGCCCGCGACTACGGCTACGACGAGATACACGTCAGAGGCGACTCGGAGCTCGTCGTCAAGCAGGTTCGCGGCGAGTACGATACGAACAACCCGGAGCTGCGCGAAAGGCGCGTGAGCGTCCACGAACTCCTCTCCGCGTTCGACGAGTGGACGCTCGAGTACGTCCCGCGCGAGGTCAACGGCCGCGCGGACGGACTGGCCAACGAGGCGCTCGACCAGAACTGA
- a CDS encoding transcription initiation factor IIB — protein MTRSTRQRERTREKDETEDQEGVRACPECESDNLVKDSDRGELICEDCGLVVEEEKIDPGPEWRAFNHQERQEKSRVGAPTTQTMHDKGLTTTIDWKDKDAYGRSISSKKRSQMHRLRKWQERIRTKDAGERNLQFALSEIDRMASALGVPRSVREVASVIYRRALKEDLIRGRSIEGVATSALYAACRKEGIPRSLEEISEVSRVERKEIGRTYRYISQELGLEMRPVDPKKYVPRFCSELELSEEVQTKANEIIEKTAEEGLLSGKSPTGYAAAAIYAASLLCNEKKTQREVADVAQVTEVTIRNRYQEQIEAMGIHG, from the coding sequence ATGACACGGTCCACCCGTCAGCGGGAGCGAACGCGCGAGAAGGACGAGACCGAAGACCAGGAGGGGGTACGTGCCTGTCCCGAGTGCGAATCGGACAATCTCGTCAAGGACTCCGACCGGGGTGAGCTCATCTGTGAAGACTGTGGGCTCGTCGTGGAAGAAGAAAAAATCGATCCCGGTCCGGAGTGGCGGGCGTTCAACCACCAGGAACGGCAAGAGAAGTCCCGCGTCGGCGCGCCGACGACCCAGACGATGCACGACAAGGGACTGACGACGACGATCGACTGGAAAGATAAAGACGCCTACGGACGCTCTATTTCCTCGAAAAAGCGCAGCCAGATGCATCGGCTGCGCAAGTGGCAAGAACGGATTCGAACGAAAGACGCCGGCGAGCGAAACCTGCAGTTCGCACTCAGCGAGATCGACCGAATGGCGAGCGCGCTCGGCGTCCCGCGGTCGGTTCGGGAGGTCGCGTCGGTGATCTACCGGCGCGCGCTCAAAGAGGACCTCATCCGCGGCCGATCCATCGAGGGCGTCGCCACGTCGGCGCTGTACGCCGCCTGTCGAAAGGAGGGCATTCCGCGCAGCCTAGAGGAGATCTCGGAAGTCTCGCGCGTCGAACGAAAAGAGATCGGTCGAACGTATCGCTATATCTCGCAGGAACTCGGCCTCGAGATGCGACCCGTCGACCCGAAAAAATACGTCCCCCGCTTTTGTTCTGAACTCGAACTGTCCGAGGAGGTCCAGACCAAGGCCAACGAGATCATCGAGAAAACGGCCGAAGAGGGGCTTCTCTCGGGCAAATCACCGACCGGATACGCCGCGGCAGCGATCTACGCCGCGTCGTTGCTCTGCAACGAGAAAAAGACCCAGCGCGAGGTCGCAGACGTCGCACAGGTCACCGAAGTCACGATCCGGAACCGGTATCAAGAGCAGATCGAAGCGATGGGGATTCACGGCTAG